A region of the Burkholderia pyrrocinia genome:
CAGCGCCGGAATGGCAATGAGAGAACTCGTTTCGTAATTGACGCACGCTACCGATAACCTTAAAAAAGGATGGTTCCCGTGACACCAATTAGAAACTTGGCAACCGTTTGCACCGTCGTCGGGGCGCTCCTGGCGACCGCGGCACCAGCCGATACCGCGTCGGCTCAGACGTCCGCAGCGTCTTCCACCGTTACTCCGCTGGCTGTCGGACTCGTTTCGAGCGGCGTAGCCGAAGCGCAGGCGATCGAGGCGATCCGCGAAGGCGACATCCTGACGATCAAGCTGCGGTTCAAGCCGCTCGTCGCAAACAAGGTGGAAGTACTCTATAGCTCGATCAGCAAGAGCGATTACGAGAACGGCATCTACGTGCTCGCAGGCAACAAGAAGCACTTGCTGCTGACGGACAGCAACAACCAGCCGCTGGCCAGCCCTCGTCTGGTTCTTAGCATGTCGAAGGATTCGCCGAACGCGGGCACATGGTACGGAAGATTTCCCGCCCCGCCGAAGAACGTCACCAAGGTGTCGTTGTCGATTCCGGGCGTGGAGGCGCTCGACGGCATCAAGATTACCGATCGCTGACCATGGCCGGAGCGCTCACATCCCTCCTGGCGCTGATCCTGTCGGCGACCGCCGTCGGCAGTGCCTTTGCGCAAGCGCCGCCGGCGCATCGAGACATTCGAGATCTCAACGCAACCATCCTGGACGTGAAGGGCCTCTCGTCCGATCTGAACAGCTCCGTATCGGATCTGTCGGCCAAGGCATCGGGGCTCGCGGCACGGCACGACGGCCTGTCCGTACGCGAGGACAAGGCGACGGTGCGGGTGTCGATGCTGGGCGACGTCCTGTTCGACTTCGACAAGGCCAGCATCCGGTCGTCTGCCGAACCGACCCTCGACGACATTCTGCGGCTCGCCGCGGCCGCTCCGTCCGGGACGATCGTGATCGAGGGGCATACCGACTCGAAAGGATCTGCCGCGTACAACAAGACGCTGTCTCTCCGTCGTGCGAATGCCGTGGCCGACTGGCTCACGTCGCACGGCATGAAGAAGGCGCGCTTGTCGGTCAAGGGGCTCGGGGGTAGCAGGCCGGTCGCGCCCAATACGCTCAGGAATGGCGCGGACAATCCGGACGGCCGTGCGCTGAACCGACGTGTCGAATTCGTGTTGCCGAACGACGCGAAACGCGCGAAGTAGTCGTGTAAAGCGAGCCCGATGCTGAAGCGTGTCCTGTATCGCGAGCACGTCCCGAGGTTTGGGCGCGACGTGCACGCAACGCGCGAGTCTCGCACGCTTCCCGATCGCTCATGTAGCTTGCGATAGGGGAGCGCGTTGAGCACTTGCGACCGCGGGGTCGCCTCAACGAACGGCTGGACGCACCGAACGCATCGAATGCACCGAACGCCTCACCCCAGCGACAGCACGCTGTTCAACAACGTCCTGACGAGCGTCGCCTGCC
Encoded here:
- a CDS encoding OmpA family protein — its product is MAGALTSLLALILSATAVGSAFAQAPPAHRDIRDLNATILDVKGLSSDLNSSVSDLSAKASGLAARHDGLSVREDKATVRVSMLGDVLFDFDKASIRSSAEPTLDDILRLAAAAPSGTIVIEGHTDSKGSAAYNKTLSLRRANAVADWLTSHGMKKARLSVKGLGGSRPVAPNTLRNGADNPDGRALNRRVEFVLPNDAKRAK